A genomic stretch from Barnesiella intestinihominis YIT 11860 includes:
- a CDS encoding glutamate decarboxylase: protein MKDLNFREGDAKTSIFGSNEMLKPSPVDRIPDAPTTPEIAYQMVKDETFAQTQPRLNLATFVTTYMDDYATKLMNEAININYIDETEYPRIAVMNAKCINIMANLWNSPEEEKWKSGALAIGSSEACMLGGVAAWLRWRKKRQAEGKPTDKPNFVISSGFQVVWEKFAQLWQIEMREVPLTLEKTTLDPVEALKMCDENTICIVPIEGVTWTGLNDDVEALDKALDEFNKKTGYDIPIHVDAASGGFILPFLDPHKKWDFRLKWVLSISTSGHKFGLVYPGLGWVVWKDKKYLPDEMSFSVNYLGANITQVGLNFSRPAAQILGQYYQFIRLGFQGYKAVQYNSMQITQYLHDEIGKMAPFVNYSDHVENPLFIWYMKPDYAKTAKWTLYDLQDKLKQGGWMVPAYTLPENIQNYVVMRIVVRQGFSRDMADMLLNDIRDAVASLEKLEYPTNTRIAQDKNIEVKGSVFTHTGNRHKTKK from the coding sequence ATGAAAGATTTGAATTTCAGAGAAGGAGATGCCAAGACAAGTATCTTCGGGTCCAACGAAATGTTGAAACCATCACCGGTAGATCGTATTCCCGATGCACCTACAACACCAGAGATCGCATACCAAATGGTTAAAGACGAAACATTCGCTCAAACACAACCTCGATTAAATCTGGCTACATTCGTAACCACCTACATGGACGACTACGCAACCAAATTGATGAATGAAGCGATCAACATCAACTATATCGATGAAACAGAATATCCGCGTATCGCTGTCATGAATGCCAAATGTATAAATATCATGGCTAACCTTTGGAACTCTCCCGAAGAGGAAAAATGGAAAAGCGGAGCTTTGGCCATAGGTTCTTCCGAAGCCTGTATGCTCGGCGGTGTCGCAGCATGGCTACGTTGGCGTAAGAAACGTCAGGCAGAAGGGAAGCCTACCGATAAACCCAATTTTGTTATCTCTTCGGGATTTCAAGTCGTTTGGGAAAAGTTTGCACAACTTTGGCAAATCGAGATGCGAGAAGTACCCCTGACCCTCGAAAAAACGACCCTCGACCCGGTAGAAGCTTTAAAGATGTGTGATGAAAATACAATTTGCATCGTTCCTATCGAGGGCGTAACTTGGACTGGATTGAACGATGACGTCGAAGCTCTCGACAAAGCCCTCGACGAATTCAACAAAAAAACAGGATATGACATTCCTATCCACGTAGATGCAGCTTCCGGTGGATTTATATTACCTTTCCTCGATCCACACAAAAAATGGGATTTCAGATTAAAATGGGTTCTATCAATCAGTACATCAGGGCACAAATTCGGATTGGTATACCCCGGTCTGGGCTGGGTCGTTTGGAAAGACAAAAAATACCTCCCCGACGAAATGTCATTCAGTGTAAACTATTTAGGAGCGAATATCACACAAGTAGGGCTCAATTTCTCACGCCCGGCAGCTCAAATATTGGGACAATATTACCAATTTATTCGATTGGGATTTCAAGGATACAAAGCCGTCCAATACAATAGTATGCAAATAACCCAATACCTCCACGACGAAATCGGTAAAATGGCTCCATTTGTCAATTACAGCGATCATGTTGAAAACCCATTGTTCATCTGGTATATGAAGCCCGATTACGCAAAAACGGCAAAATGGACTCTATATGACTTGCAAGACAAATTGAAACAAGGCGGCTGGATGGTTCCGGCATATACTCTACCCGAAAATATTCAAAACTATGTAGTCATGCGTATCGTCGTACGTCAAGGGTTCAGCAGGGATATGGCCGACATGTTGCTAAACGATATTCGCGATGCCGTCGCGTCTCTCGAAAAATTGGAATACCCGACCAATACTCGTATCGCACAAGACAAAAATATTGAAGTGAAAGGTTCGGTATTTACCCATACGGGGAACCGCCATAAAACAAAAAAATAG
- a CDS encoding MFS transporter, with translation MLKKIIDFYRALPPAERPVSLTDEEAVKLTKKLRLQSFFAGTLGYSLYYVCRTGLNVVKTPIVESGMLNDQQLGIVGSALLFAYAIGKFVNSFMADHSNIKRFMATGLIVSSVANLIVGLLGMTSGLVGLSSMAFFVCFFIMWAINGWSQSMGAGPAIIALSRWFPPKERGTYYGFFSASHNLGEFLSFIFVGSVVGWLGWQAGFVGSFIAGAIGVVIIIFFLHDSPESRGLPHVGNPPKESTNKAQKGVLKNPYVWILALASAFMYVSRYAVNSWGVRFLEMEKGYSLELATTVIGINALLGIFGTVLSGWFSDKFFKGKRNMPAFIFGVLNTIALTLFLLGGDSLVLNVISMILFGIAIGVLICFLGGLMAVDIVPRNATGAALGVVGMASYIAAGLQDVISGTLIENFKVVSDGVVTYDFLPVSIFWIGASILSFVLALFVWNVKPAE, from the coding sequence ATGCTAAAAAAAATTATTGACTTTTATCGGGCTTTACCTCCGGCAGAAAGGCCCGTGTCATTAACTGATGAAGAGGCTGTGAAGCTGACAAAGAAATTGAGACTACAAAGTTTTTTTGCCGGGACATTGGGGTATAGTCTTTATTATGTTTGCCGTACGGGATTAAACGTGGTAAAGACACCTATCGTCGAAAGTGGAATGTTGAATGATCAACAATTGGGTATTGTCGGTTCGGCTCTCCTTTTTGCGTATGCTATTGGAAAATTTGTCAATAGTTTTATGGCCGACCACTCTAATATTAAGCGATTTATGGCAACCGGACTAATTGTCTCATCGGTCGCTAACCTTATTGTAGGATTATTGGGTATGACGAGTGGGTTAGTCGGGCTATCGTCTATGGCGTTTTTTGTCTGCTTTTTTATTATGTGGGCGATAAACGGTTGGTCTCAATCGATGGGGGCTGGTCCTGCCATTATTGCATTATCTCGCTGGTTTCCGCCGAAAGAGCGAGGAACTTATTATGGATTTTTCAGTGCTAGTCATAATTTAGGAGAGTTTTTATCTTTTATATTCGTTGGGTCTGTCGTAGGTTGGCTCGGGTGGCAAGCCGGTTTTGTCGGTTCTTTTATAGCAGGTGCAATAGGAGTCGTTATTATTATTTTCTTTTTACATGATAGTCCGGAAAGTAGAGGGCTTCCTCATGTAGGAAATCCGCCGAAAGAATCGACCAATAAGGCTCAGAAAGGAGTATTGAAGAATCCGTACGTCTGGATTTTGGCATTGGCCAGTGCGTTTATGTATGTTAGCCGATATGCGGTGAACAGTTGGGGAGTACGTTTCTTGGAGATGGAAAAAGGGTATTCGTTGGAATTGGCAACTACGGTGATTGGTATAAATGCTCTGTTAGGAATATTCGGAACTGTGCTTTCTGGCTGGTTTTCCGATAAATTTTTCAAGGGGAAAAGAAATATGCCGGCTTTTATTTTCGGTGTGCTCAATACGATTGCATTGACCTTATTCCTGTTGGGAGGAGATAGCCTTGTACTCAATGTGATAAGTATGATTCTTTTCGGTATTGCTATCGGGGTGCTGATTTGTTTCTTGGGAGGGTTGATGGCTGTCGATATTGTTCCTCGTAATGCGACCGGTGCGGCATTGGGTGTCGTTGGTATGGCGAGTTATATTGCAGCCGGTTTACAAGATGTGATATCGGGTACACTAATAGAGAATTTTAAGGTTGTATCCGACGGTGTTGTGACGTATGATTTTTTACCGGTTTCTATTTTCTGGATAGGGGCTTCGATTTTATCATTCGTTTTAGCTTTGTTCGTATGGAATGTTAAGCCGGCGGAGTAA
- the proS gene encoding proline--tRNA ligase: protein MAKELKDLTKRADNYSQWYNDLVVKADLAEQSAVRGCMVIKPYGYAIWEKMQRQLDDMFKATGHVNAYFPLLIPKSFLSREAEHVEGFAKECAVVTHYRLKNAADGSGVVVDPSAKLEEELIIRPTSETIIWNTYKNWIQSYRDLPILCNQWANVFRWEMRTRLFLRTAEFLWQEGHTAHATREEAETEARRMLDVYADFAENFMAVPVVKGVKSANERFAGALDTYTIEAMMQDGKALQSGTSHFLGQNFAKAFDVQFINKNNELEYVWATSWGVSTRLMGALIMTHSDDNGLVLPPKLAPIQVVIIPIYKNAEQLQAIDAKANEIADKLRTMGISVKYDNADNKRPGFKFADYELKGVPVRLVMGGRDLENGTVEVMRRDTLEKETMSVENIEQVVKTLLDEIQANIFQKALKYRQEHTITVDSYDEFKEKIEEGGFILAHWDGTTETEERIKEETKATIRCIPFDGDTTPGVCMVTGKPSARRVLFARSY from the coding sequence ATGGCAAAAGAGTTGAAAGATTTGACCAAGCGTGCCGATAATTATTCTCAGTGGTACAACGACTTGGTTGTGAAAGCCGATTTAGCGGAGCAATCGGCAGTACGGGGGTGCATGGTAATAAAGCCCTATGGATATGCGATTTGGGAAAAAATGCAACGTCAGCTCGACGATATGTTTAAGGCGACAGGACATGTAAATGCTTATTTTCCGTTGTTGATACCCAAGTCGTTTTTGAGCCGGGAAGCCGAGCATGTCGAAGGATTTGCCAAAGAATGCGCCGTGGTTACACACTACCGGTTAAAAAATGCAGCCGACGGTTCGGGCGTGGTCGTAGACCCGTCTGCTAAATTGGAAGAGGAATTGATTATCCGTCCTACTTCTGAAACAATTATTTGGAATACTTATAAGAACTGGATACAATCCTATCGCGATTTACCTATTTTGTGTAATCAGTGGGCAAACGTGTTCCGTTGGGAAATGCGCACCCGCCTGTTTTTGCGCACTGCCGAATTTTTGTGGCAAGAGGGACACACGGCACATGCTACTCGTGAAGAAGCCGAAACCGAAGCTCGTCGAATGCTTGATGTTTATGCCGATTTTGCCGAGAATTTTATGGCTGTACCGGTAGTGAAAGGTGTCAAGTCGGCCAACGAGCGATTTGCAGGTGCTCTCGATACTTATACGATCGAGGCGATGATGCAAGATGGAAAAGCGTTGCAGTCGGGAACTTCTCATTTCTTGGGACAGAACTTTGCTAAGGCATTCGACGTTCAGTTTATCAATAAGAATAATGAACTCGAATACGTATGGGCTACCTCTTGGGGTGTTTCCACTCGTTTGATGGGTGCACTTATCATGACCCATTCCGATGATAACGGGTTGGTATTGCCACCGAAGTTGGCTCCTATACAGGTGGTTATTATTCCTATCTATAAGAATGCCGAGCAGTTGCAAGCTATCGATGCGAAGGCGAACGAAATTGCCGATAAGCTGCGAACTATGGGAATATCCGTAAAATATGACAATGCCGATAACAAGCGTCCGGGATTCAAGTTTGCCGATTATGAGTTAAAGGGAGTACCTGTACGTTTGGTTATGGGTGGCCGTGATCTCGAAAACGGAACTGTCGAGGTGATGCGCCGCGATACGTTGGAGAAGGAGACCATGTCTGTCGAGAATATAGAGCAGGTGGTAAAAACATTGCTCGACGAGATACAAGCTAATATTTTCCAAAAGGCTCTTAAATATCGTCAGGAACATACGATTACAGTTGACAGCTATGATGAGTTTAAAGAGAAAATCGAGGAAGGTGGCTTTATTCTCGCTCACTGGGACGGAACCACCGAAACGGAGGAACGTATTAAGGAAGAGACGAAAGCGACGATTCGCTGTATCCCGTTCGATGGCGATACGACTCCGGGTGTTTGCATGGTTACCGGAAAACCTTCGGCTCGTCGGGTTTTGTTCGCCCGTTCATATTAA
- a CDS encoding pirin family protein — protein MKLKRIEAIFTPPASHMVGDGFKVHQFIPSVKGLDMKRMDPFLMLDYNAKQHVEASSKPKGVGVHPHRGFETVTLAYKGRIAHHDSAGNAGVIGEGDVQWMTAASGVLHKEYYEEEWAREGGDFQMVQLWVNLPRKYKEEKPRYQALASNDFERVYLSGNNSYIEIIAGEYAGKKGKAMTFSPIHLMNARLTQGDKAEFSFPKDYTTFLLVIEGNIYINESIDVKADHLLLFAYEGETFSITASKNSVVLIVSGEPLKESIAAYGPFVMNTQKELVQAFEDFNKGKYGILND, from the coding sequence ATGAAATTAAAACGTATAGAAGCAATATTTACCCCACCGGCATCTCACATGGTCGGCGACGGATTCAAAGTACACCAATTCATTCCTAGTGTAAAGGGGCTGGACATGAAGCGTATGGACCCATTCCTGATGCTCGACTACAATGCCAAACAGCATGTCGAAGCAAGTTCGAAACCCAAAGGTGTAGGAGTTCACCCTCATAGGGGATTCGAAACCGTAACCTTAGCCTACAAAGGCCGGATCGCCCACCACGATAGCGCCGGAAATGCAGGAGTTATCGGTGAAGGTGATGTTCAATGGATGACAGCGGCTTCGGGAGTCCTCCATAAGGAATATTACGAAGAAGAATGGGCTCGGGAAGGAGGTGATTTTCAAATGGTACAACTATGGGTAAACCTGCCACGGAAGTACAAAGAAGAGAAGCCTCGTTATCAAGCCTTAGCGTCCAATGATTTCGAACGAGTCTATCTATCGGGGAATAATAGCTATATAGAAATAATCGCCGGAGAATATGCAGGGAAAAAAGGAAAGGCAATGACATTCTCTCCGATTCATTTAATGAATGCCCGACTCACACAAGGTGATAAAGCCGAATTTTCCTTCCCCAAAGATTATACAACCTTTTTATTAGTCATCGAAGGGAACATCTATATAAATGAATCTATCGATGTAAAAGCAGACCATTTATTGCTATTTGCATACGAAGGAGAAACATTCTCAATCACTGCATCGAAAAATAGCGTTGTATTAATAGTTTCAGGAGAGCCCTTAAAAGAATCTATCGCAGCATACGGGCCATTCGTAATGAACACACAAAAAGAATTGGTTCAAGCCTTCGAAGATTTCAACAAGGGTAAATATGGTATATTGAACGACTAA
- the glsA gene encoding glutaminase A codes for MKKTISVSQIKQAVNEAYDLYKNNQDGKNADYIPYLANIDKNLFGISVCLLDGQIIEVGDTQYKFGIESVSKVHTAILVLRQYGAEKLLSMIGADATGLPFNSIIAILLENDHPSTPLVNAGAITACSMVQPVGNPKEKWAAIVKNITELSGSAPELIDELYRSESATNFNNRSITWLLKNYNRIYDDPDLSLDLYTRQCSLGITAEQLSVCGATIANKGVNPKNGARVFDASLSPQITSLIATVGFYEHTGDWLFTSGIPAKTGVGGGVMGVLPGIMGIAAFAPPIDAAGNSVKAQLAIKHIMNKLDLSVFSGDQVNVQ; via the coding sequence ATGAAAAAAACTATTTCGGTTTCCCAAATCAAACAAGCGGTCAACGAAGCGTACGATCTCTATAAAAATAACCAAGACGGTAAGAATGCCGACTATATTCCCTATCTTGCCAACATCGACAAAAACTTGTTCGGTATCAGCGTATGTCTACTGGACGGACAAATTATCGAAGTCGGAGATACTCAATATAAATTCGGTATAGAGTCGGTTTCTAAGGTGCACACCGCCATATTGGTATTACGCCAATATGGCGCAGAAAAGCTCCTTTCCATGATTGGAGCCGATGCGACAGGATTACCGTTCAATTCGATAATCGCTATTTTGTTGGAAAACGATCACCCCTCGACCCCATTGGTTAATGCCGGAGCTATCACCGCATGCAGTATGGTTCAACCAGTTGGTAATCCAAAAGAAAAATGGGCTGCGATAGTGAAAAATATCACTGAACTTTCGGGAAGTGCTCCCGAATTGATAGATGAATTGTATCGCTCCGAATCGGCTACAAATTTCAACAACCGCTCAATTACATGGTTATTGAAAAACTACAACCGTATTTATGACGATCCCGATCTGTCGCTCGACCTCTATACTCGTCAATGCTCTTTGGGAATCACGGCAGAACAGCTTTCTGTATGCGGTGCGACCATAGCCAATAAAGGAGTCAATCCAAAAAACGGAGCAAGAGTATTCGATGCCTCGCTGTCTCCTCAAATTACATCGCTGATAGCGACAGTAGGATTTTACGAACACACCGGAGACTGGCTCTTCACTTCAGGAATCCCTGCAAAAACCGGAGTAGGCGGAGGTGTCATGGGAGTTCTTCCCGGAATCATGGGTATTGCAGCCTTTGCACCCCCTATCGATGCAGCAGGCAACTCGGTTAAGGCTCAACTGGCAATCAAACATATTATGAATAAACTCGACCTGTCGGTATTCAGTGGCGATCAGGTTAATGTCCAGTAA
- a CDS encoding OmpA family protein: protein MRKIVFILLAVVICFSPVGVSSQNIFQKAANKISSWFSGGEKERASDKTGHIDITQLTLDENLSIPDLGKQARKIRTAQSREMKRLQKARLSDLKLIRNYEVLKATLSASNLFLPNDTVLSDRADIYLRPFLAALRVPDFYHVMLVMHSDDTGSEAYSLDLTRARAHAVRDWFTRNGGNTDFVVIYEAGAFDPIASNETLEGRARNRRLDIYLIPGEKMVDMARRGELDKR from the coding sequence ATGAGAAAAATCGTATTTATATTATTGGCGGTCGTTATATGTTTTTCCCCGGTAGGTGTTTCTTCACAGAATATTTTTCAGAAAGCTGCGAATAAAATATCTTCTTGGTTTTCGGGTGGGGAAAAGGAGCGAGCTTCCGATAAAACGGGACATATAGATATTACGCAGTTGACTCTCGATGAAAATCTTTCTATTCCAGATTTAGGTAAACAGGCTCGTAAGATACGGACTGCCCAATCTAGGGAAATGAAACGTTTGCAAAAAGCTCGGTTGTCCGATTTGAAGTTAATTCGCAATTATGAAGTTCTTAAAGCGACCTTATCGGCTTCGAATCTTTTTTTACCGAACGATACCGTGTTGAGCGATAGGGCCGACATTTATTTGCGACCTTTTTTGGCCGCTTTGCGAGTACCCGATTTCTATCATGTCATGTTGGTGATGCATAGTGACGATACGGGTTCGGAGGCTTATAGTCTTGATTTGACCCGAGCCCGTGCTCATGCTGTTCGCGATTGGTTTACGCGAAATGGAGGAAATACGGATTTTGTCGTTATTTATGAAGCCGGTGCGTTCGATCCGATTGCTTCGAATGAAACTTTGGAAGGACGGGCACGGAATCGTCGCCTCGATATATATTTGATTCCGGGAGAGAAAATGGTAGACATGGCTCGTCGGGGAGAATTGGATAAACGATAG
- a CDS encoding alpha-L-fucosidase, with translation MKNKMIQKIGLAITTSLLSWNISFAQTIDSYIPSQKNIEARKEFQNNKFGIFIHWGIYSMLAQGEWYMTNHNIDWREYEKLASGFYPSRFNAAEWVSAIKASGAKYICITSRHHDGFSMFHTQQSDFNIVDATPFKRDILKELADECHKQDIKLHLYYSHIDWRREDYPAGGNTGKGTGRPNGHGDWPSYYRFMNNQLTELLTNYGPIGAIWFDGVWDRPSDFDWQLKEQYDLIHKLQPACLIGNNHHRDVYAGEDIQIFERDVPGENTAGYSTQAISALPLETCQTMNGMWGYKITDQNYKSTKALIHYLVRTAGRNANLLLNIGPQPNGELPALAIDRLNGMGKWLSKYGETIYDSRGGDIPPHSWGVSTRKGNRLFIHILDLKENGLYIPLKVPIKKAMKFSNQAPIEFKQDKDGTLLKFPQIPDEIDYIVELVLK, from the coding sequence ATGAAAAACAAAATGATCCAAAAAATAGGTTTAGCCATTACTACCTCTCTTTTATCTTGGAATATTTCATTCGCACAGACAATCGACAGTTATATACCATCGCAAAAGAATATCGAAGCTCGAAAAGAATTTCAAAACAACAAATTCGGAATCTTCATACACTGGGGCATTTACAGCATGTTGGCACAAGGAGAATGGTACATGACCAATCACAACATCGACTGGCGAGAATATGAAAAATTAGCATCAGGATTTTATCCGTCACGGTTTAACGCAGCCGAATGGGTATCGGCAATCAAGGCATCAGGGGCAAAATACATTTGTATTACCAGCCGACACCATGATGGATTTTCTATGTTTCACACCCAACAGTCCGACTTTAATATCGTAGATGCGACACCTTTTAAACGCGATATTTTAAAAGAATTGGCCGACGAATGCCATAAACAAGACATTAAGCTCCATTTGTATTATTCTCATATAGACTGGCGTAGAGAAGATTACCCGGCCGGAGGCAATACCGGAAAAGGAACCGGTCGTCCCAATGGACACGGAGATTGGCCCAGTTATTATCGGTTCATGAATAACCAGCTGACAGAGCTACTAACCAATTACGGGCCGATCGGAGCTATATGGTTCGACGGAGTATGGGACCGTCCCTCCGATTTCGATTGGCAACTAAAAGAGCAATATGATTTGATACACAAGCTACAACCGGCATGCCTCATTGGGAATAATCACCACCGAGACGTATATGCAGGAGAAGATATACAAATCTTCGAAAGAGACGTCCCCGGTGAAAACACAGCAGGCTATTCTACTCAGGCAATAAGCGCCCTCCCATTAGAGACCTGTCAAACTATGAATGGTATGTGGGGGTATAAAATCACCGACCAAAATTACAAATCTACTAAGGCTCTGATCCATTATCTCGTTCGCACGGCCGGACGAAACGCTAACTTGTTATTAAATATAGGTCCGCAGCCCAATGGAGAGCTCCCGGCTTTGGCGATAGACCGTTTAAATGGTATGGGTAAGTGGCTATCGAAATACGGCGAAACCATTTACGACAGCAGAGGTGGCGATATTCCCCCACATAGCTGGGGAGTATCCACCCGAAAAGGGAATCGCCTCTTTATCCATATTTTGGACTTGAAAGAAAATGGACTCTATATACCACTGAAAGTCCCAATAAAAAAGGCAATGAAATTTTCCAATCAAGCTCCCATCGAATTCAAACAAGATAAAGACGGTACATTATTGAAATTTCCCCAAATACCGGACGAAATCGACTACATCGTAGAGCTCGTACTAAAATAG
- a CDS encoding potassium channel family protein has protein sequence MGKNIIGGWRNYESRIYGILHILILLLSVFLIITISIDTFRNISFLNQGNYMEIQLWICSFFMFDFLLEFVLSDHKWKYLRNRFIFFLVSIPYLNIFSYLNLNFSSETYYFLRFIPLVRSGYALAIVVGWLSYNKISSLFISYVTMLMATVYFSSLIFFVLEHAVNPMVTRYTDALWWAFMDVTTVGSNIYAVTATGKILSVVLAALGMMMFPIFTVYVTSLLQKFNAQDKETQKP, from the coding sequence ATGGGAAAAAATATAATCGGGGGGTGGAGAAATTATGAGTCGAGAATTTATGGCATATTGCACATATTGATTTTATTGTTATCGGTTTTTCTGATTATAACCATATCGATAGATACATTTCGTAACATATCTTTCTTGAATCAAGGGAATTATATGGAAATACAATTATGGATATGCAGTTTCTTTATGTTCGATTTTTTGTTGGAATTTGTTTTATCCGATCATAAATGGAAATATCTTAGAAACCGATTTATCTTTTTTCTCGTATCGATACCTTATTTGAATATATTTTCCTATTTGAATTTAAATTTTTCTTCCGAGACTTATTATTTTCTTCGGTTTATTCCGTTAGTGAGAAGCGGATATGCTTTGGCTATCGTGGTAGGGTGGTTATCCTATAATAAAATATCGAGCTTGTTTATTTCGTATGTTACCATGCTTATGGCGACAGTTTACTTTTCGAGTCTTATATTTTTTGTTTTAGAACATGCGGTTAATCCAATGGTTACTCGGTATACCGATGCTTTGTGGTGGGCTTTTATGGACGTGACGACAGTAGGTTCGAACATCTATGCCGTTACCGCTACCGGAAAGATTCTTTCGGTCGTTTTGGCTGCATTGGGTATGATGATGTTCCCTATTTTTACGGTCTATGTGACGAGCCTATTGCAAAAATTCAATGCACAAGATAAGGAGACACAAAAACCGTAG
- the gadC gene encoding putative glutamine/gamma-aminobutyrate antiporter GadC has product MANIGKSVKLGVFTLAIMNVTAVVSLRGLPAEAEYGVSSAFYYLFAALVFLIPTALVAAELAAMFQDKQGGVFRWVGEAFGKKAGFLAIWLQWIESTIWYPTVLTFGAVAIAFIGMDHTGDMLLASNRFYTLAVVLFIYWLATFISLKGLGWVGKVAKIGGLVGTIIPAGLLVILAIVYLLMGGKSQMDFSGNFLPDFTNFDNLVLAASIFLFYAGMEMGGIHVKDINNPSKNYPKAVFIGSAITVLIFVLGTFALGIIIPQKDINLTQSLLVGFDNYFNFIKASWLSPIIAIALAFGVLAGVLTWVAGPSKGIFAVGRAGYLPPFFQKTNKIGVQKNILYLQGGAVTLLSLLFVIMPSVQSFYQIMSQLTVVLYLIMYMLMFSAAIYLRYNMKKTNRPFRIGNKGNGLMWFIGGLGFCGSLLAFVLSFIPPSQISVGSNAVWFSVLIIGALIVVIAPFIIYSSRKPSWTNSDSQFEPFHWEETTPNTPTSSPANESNETSPGK; this is encoded by the coding sequence ATGGCAAACATCGGAAAATCAGTAAAATTAGGCGTATTTACGCTTGCAATTATGAATGTAACGGCTGTCGTATCCCTCCGGGGACTACCTGCCGAAGCTGAATATGGAGTCAGTTCAGCGTTCTATTATCTATTCGCAGCCTTAGTATTCCTCATTCCTACGGCGCTAGTCGCAGCCGAACTGGCTGCCATGTTTCAAGACAAGCAAGGCGGAGTCTTTCGTTGGGTAGGAGAAGCATTCGGTAAAAAAGCCGGATTCCTTGCCATTTGGTTACAATGGATAGAAAGTACTATTTGGTATCCTACCGTACTAACCTTTGGAGCTGTCGCCATAGCATTTATAGGCATGGATCATACAGGGGACATGTTATTGGCTTCCAACCGTTTCTACACATTAGCGGTCGTACTATTCATTTATTGGCTAGCGACATTCATCTCATTGAAAGGTTTAGGCTGGGTAGGAAAAGTCGCCAAAATAGGCGGTTTGGTCGGTACAATCATTCCCGCCGGACTTTTAGTCATTTTGGCAATTGTATATCTACTAATGGGAGGTAAATCCCAAATGGATTTTTCAGGCAACTTCCTCCCCGATTTCACCAATTTCGACAATCTCGTTTTAGCCGCCAGTATCTTCTTATTCTATGCCGGAATGGAGATGGGCGGTATACACGTAAAAGATATAAATAATCCGTCTAAAAATTATCCCAAAGCCGTTTTCATAGGCTCCGCCATTACAGTCCTAATCTTTGTTTTAGGTACATTCGCCCTCGGGATCATTATTCCTCAAAAAGATATCAACCTAACACAAAGTCTTTTAGTCGGATTCGACAACTATTTCAACTTTATTAAAGCGTCTTGGTTATCCCCCATAATAGCCATAGCTCTTGCATTCGGTGTTTTAGCCGGAGTACTGACTTGGGTAGCCGGTCCGTCAAAAGGAATCTTCGCAGTAGGCCGTGCCGGATACCTTCCTCCTTTTTTCCAAAAAACCAATAAAATAGGAGTACAGAAAAATATTCTTTATTTACAAGGAGGTGCAGTTACATTATTAAGTCTATTATTCGTTATTATGCCTTCGGTACAAAGTTTTTACCAAATCATGTCTCAGTTAACGGTAGTTCTTTATCTGATTATGTATATGTTAATGTTCTCTGCCGCAATTTATCTACGATACAATATGAAAAAAACCAATCGCCCATTCCGAATAGGAAACAAAGGAAACGGATTAATGTGGTTCATAGGAGGATTGGGATTCTGCGGTTCGCTTCTTGCCTTCGTTCTAAGTTTTATTCCTCCTAGTCAAATATCGGTCGGCAGTAATGCCGTATGGTTTTCTGTTCTCATTATAGGAGCCCTGATAGTCGTTATCGCGCCATTTATTATTTATTCATCTCGCAAACCCAGTTGGACAAACAGCGACAGCCAATTCGAACCATTCCATTGGGAAGAAACCACACCGAACACACCAACTTCAAGCCCGGCAAATGAATCGAATGAAACCTCTCCCGGTAAATAA